A genome region from Macrotis lagotis isolate mMagLag1 chromosome 4, bilby.v1.9.chrom.fasta, whole genome shotgun sequence includes the following:
- the MAN2A2 gene encoding alpha-mannosidase 2x isoform X3 produces the protein MKLKKQVTVCGAAIFCVAVFSLYLMLDRVQHDPTRHQNGGNFPRSQISVLQNRIEQLEQLLEENHEIISHIKDSVLELTANADGPPALLPYHTPNGSWVVPPEPRPSFFSISPQDCQFALGGQGQKTELQMLTVSEELPFDNVDGGVWKQGFDIPYSPHDWDSENLQVFVVPHSHNDPGWIKTFDKYYTEQTQHILNSMVPKLQEDPRRRFLWAEVSFFAKWWENINAQKRAAVRRLVGNGQLEIATGGWVMPDEANSHYFALIDQLIEGHQWLEKNLGVTPRSGWAVDPFGHSSTMPYLLRRSNLTGMLIQRVHYAVKKHFAATHSLEFMWRQTWDPDASTDIFCHMMPFYSYDVPHTCGPDPKICCQFDFKRLPGGRINCPWKVPPRAITETNVAERAALLLDQYRKKSKLFRSNVLLVPLGDDFRYDKPQEWDAQFFNYQRLFDFLNSQPDLHVQAQFGTLSDYFDALYKKTGVEPGVQPPGFPVLSGDFFSYADREDHYWTGYYTSRPFYKSLDRVLEAHLRGAEILFSLALAHTRHSGLTNQYPLSDYTLLTDARRNLGLFQHHDAITGTAKEAVVVDYGVRLLRSLVSLKQVITNAAHYLVLGDKGTYQFDPNTPFLSMDDTRLTQDALPEQTVIRIDSSPRFVVLFNPLDQERLSVVSLLINSPRIRVLSEEGQPLAVQLSAHWSSATDIVPDVYQVSVPARLPALGLSILQLHPGLDGRRTLPSSVRIHLHGRQLSVSKHEIFPVRVDEAGSSDFALSNRYMQVWFSGQTGLLKSVKRADEAQEHRLNTEFLIYGTRTSKDKSGAYLFLPDGEAKPYVPKEPPVLRVTEGPFFSEVVAYYQHMQQVVRLYNLPGVEGLSLDISSLVDIRDHVNKELALRIQTDIESEGTFFTDLNGFQIQPRRYLKKLPLQANFYPMPAMAYIQDSQSRLTLHTAQALGVSSLNNGQLEVILDRRLMQDDNRGLGQGLKDNKRTCNRFRLLLERRTTANKPLSFFSKLASAFRHLIFPSSRSSNQEVQDGRPTSFPSLLSHLTSMHLNTPVMALPVAREQPGGPTLRSFQPLASSLPCDIHLLNLRTLQAEDDKLPSSETALILHRKGFDCGLEAKNLGFNCTTSQGKVALGSLFQGLNVGFLQPTSLTLLYALGSPSNSMDIHLEPMEISTFRLHLG, from the exons ATGAAGTTGAAGAAGCAAGTGACAGTGTGTGGGGCAGCCATCTTCTGCGTGGCAGTCTTCTCCCTCTACCTCATGCTAGATCGAGTTCAGCATGATCCTACCCGGCACCAGAATGGTGGCAACTTTCCTCGG AGCCAGATCTCAGTACTGCAGAACCGAATTGAACAACTGGAACAGCTGCTAGAGGAGAATCATGAGATCATCAGCCACATCAAGGACTCAGTGTTGGAACTGACAGCCAATGCCGATGGCCCTCCGGCTTTGCTCCCTTACCACACCCCCAACGGCTCCTGGGTGGTACCCCCAGAGCCCCGCCCTagcttcttttccatttccccccAAGACTGCCAGTTTGCTCTTGGGGGTCAGGGTCAGAAGACAGAGCTCCAG ATGCTTACAGTATCAGAGGAGCTGCCCTTTGACAATGTGGATGGTGGTGTGTGGAAGCAGGGATTTGATATCCCCTACAGCCCCCATGACTGGGACTCAGAAAATCTTCAGGTGTTTGTGGTACCCCATTCCCATAATGACCCAG GCTGGATCAAGACCTTTGACAAGTATTACACAGAACAGACACAACATATTCTTAATAGCATGGTGCCCAAGCTGCAGGAAGACCCCCGGCGACGCTTCCTCTGGGCTGAGGTCTCCTTCTTTGCCAAGTGGTGGGAGAATATCAATGCTCAGAAGAGGGCGGCAGTACGAAG GTTAGTGGGAaatggacaactggagatagcaaCCGGAGGCTGGGTGATGCCTGATGAAGCCAATTCCCACTACTTCGCATTGATTGACCAGCTCATCGAAGGGCACCAATGGCTAGAGAAAAACCTTG GTGTGACCCCACGCTCTGGCTGGGCCGTGGACCCTTTTGGACACAGCTCAACCATGCCTTACCTGCTCCGCCGCTCAAACCTAACCGGCATGTTAATCCAGAGAGTGCATTATGCTGTGAAGAAGCACTTTGCTGCTACCCACAGCTTGGAGTTCATGTGGAGACAAACTTGGG ACCCAGATGCCAGCACAGACATCTTCTGCCACATGATGCCCTTCTACAGCTATGATGTGCCACATACTTGTGGCCCTGACCCCAAGATCTGCTGCCAGTTTGATTTCAAGCGTTTGCCTGGTGGACGAATCAACTGTCCCTGGAAGGTGCCACCCCGAGCAATCACAGAGACCAATGTGGCTGAGAG GGCAGCCCTGCTTCTGGACCAGTACCGAAAGAAATCCAAGTTGTTTCGAAGCAATGTATTACTAGTGCCCCTTGGTGATGACTTCCGTTATGATAAGCCCCAAGAATGGGATGCTCAGTTCTTCAATTACCAGCGGCTCTTTGACTTCCTCAATAGCCAACCTGACCTCCATGTGCAG GCCCAGTTTGGCACTCTATCTGACTATTTTGATGCTCTATACAAGAAGACAGGGGTGGAGCCTGGTGTCCAGCCTCCAGGTTTTCCTGTGTTGAGTGGAGATTTCTTCTCTTACGCTGACCGGGAGGATCACTACTGGACAGGCTATTATACCTCCAGGCCTTTCTACAAGAGTTTGGACCGGGTCTTAGAAGCCCATCTGCG GGGTGCAGAGATCCTGTTCAGTCTGGCACTTGCTCATACTCGGCACTCTGGCTTGACCAATCAGTACCCACTCTCAGACTACACCCTGCTGACTGATGCCCGTCGCAACCTAGGTCTCTTCCAGCATCACGATGCCATCACTGGTACTGCCAAGGAGGCAGTGGTAGTGGACTATGGGGTCAG GCTCCTGCGTTCTCTTGTGAGCCTGAAACAGGTCATCACCAATGCTGCTCACTACCTTGTATTGGGGGACAAAGGAACCTACCAGTTTGATCCCAATACACCTTTTCTCAGCATG GATGATACACGCTTAACCCAGGATGCCCTGCCTGAGCAAACAGTGATTCGGATTGATTCCTCACCCCG GTTTGTGGTACTGTTCAACCCCCTGGATCAGGAGAGACTCAGTGTTGTCTCTTTGCTTATTAACTCTCCCCGGATCCGGGTCCTCTCTGAGGAGGGCCAGCCCTTGGCCGTGCAGCTCAGTGCCCACTGGAGCTCTGCCACTGACATTGTACCTGATGTCTACCAG GTATCTGTGCCAGCTCGCTTACCTGCCCTGGGTCTCAGCATCCTGCAGTTACATCCAGGCCTAGATGGTCGCCGCACTCTGCCCTCTTCTGTGCGTATTCACCTGCATGGCCGCCAGCTCTCTGTCAGCAAGCATGAGATCTTCCCCGTGCGTGTCGATGAGGCTGGGTCCAGTGACTTCGCCCTCAGTAATCGCTACATGCAAGTCTGGTTCTCAGGCCAAACTGGGCTCCTCAAG AGCGTCAAAAGGGCGGATGAAGCGCAGGAGCATCGATTAAATACCGAGTTCCTCATCTACGGCACACGAACCTCCAAAGACAAGAGCGGCGCCTATCTCTTCCTGCCTGATGGCGAGGCCAAG CCCTATGTCCCCAAGGAGCCCCCTGTTCTTCGGGTCACTGAAGGCCCCTTCTTCTCAGAGGTCGTTGCCTATTACCAGCATATGCAGCAAGTGGTTCGGCTCTACAACCTGCCAG GGGTCGAGGGCCTCTCCTTAGATATCTCCTCCCTTGTGGACATCCGAGATCATGTAAATAAGGAGTTGGCACTTCGTATCCAGACAGACATTGAAAGTGAAGGCACCTTCTTCACAGACCTCAATGGCTTCCAG ATACAGCCCCGTCGGTATTTGAAGAAGCTGCCACTGCAAGCCAATTTCTACCCCATGCCAGCCATGGCCTATATCCAGGATAGCCAGAGCCGCCTCACCCTGCACACTGCACAAGCCCTAGGAGTCTCCAGCCTGAACAATG gCCAACTGGAAGTTATCCTAGACAGACGTTTGATGCAGGATGACAACCGGGGCTTAGGCCAAGGACTAAAAGATAACAAGAGAACCTGCAACCGGTTTCGCCTCCTACTGGAACGACGTACCACTGCTAATAAG CCACTTAGCTTCTTTTCCAAACTGGCCTCTGCATTTAGGCATTTGATCTTTCCCAGCAGCAGGAGCAGCAACCAAGAG GTACAAGATGGTCGCCCAACCAGCTTCCCATCTCTTCTTAGCCACCTGACTTCCATGCACCTAAACACACCAGTGATGGCCCTACCTGTGGCCCGGGAGCAGCCTGGAGGCCCTACCTTACGTTCCTTCCAGCCCTTGGCCTCCTCACTTCCCTGTGACATTCACCTGCTCAACTTGCGAACCCTCCAAGCTGAG GATGACAAACTCCCTTCATCTGAGACTGCACTCATTCTACATCGAAAGGGCTTTGACTGTGGTCTGGAGGCCAAGAACTTGGGTTTCAACTGTAccacaagtcaaggcaag GTTGCCCTGGGGAGCCTTTTCCAAGGGCTGAATGTGGGCTTCCTGCAGCCCACCTCACTGACATTACTATACGCACTGGGCTCACCTTCAAACAGCATGGACATCCACCTGGAGCCCATGGAGATTTCTACCTTTCGCCTCCATCTGGGCTAG
- the MAN2A2 gene encoding alpha-mannosidase 2x isoform X2, with protein sequence MKLKKQVTVCGAAIFCVAVFSLYLMLDRVQHDPTRHQNGGNFPRSQISVLQNRIEQLEQLLEENHEIISHIKDSVLELTANADGPPALLPYHTPNGSWVVPPEPRPSFFSISPQDCQFALGGQGQKTELQMLTVSEELPFDNVDGGVWKQGFDIPYSPHDWDSENLQVFVVPHSHNDPGWIKTFDKYYTEQTQHILNSMVPKLQEDPRRRFLWAEVSFFAKWWENINAQKRAAVRRLVGNGQLEIATGGWVMPDEANSHYFALIDQLIEGHQWLEKNLGVTPRSGWAVDPFGHSSTMPYLLRRSNLTGMLIQRVHYAVKKHFAATHSLEFMWRQTWDPDASTDIFCHMMPFYSYDVPHTCGPDPKICCQFDFKRLPGGRINCPWKVPPRAITETNVAERAALLLDQYRKKSKLFRSNVLLVPLGDDFRYDKPQEWDAQFFNYQRLFDFLNSQPDLHVQAQFGTLSDYFDALYKKTGVEPGVQPPGFPVLSGDFFSYADREDHYWTGYYTSRPFYKSLDRVLEAHLRGAEILFSLALAHTRHSGLTNQYPLSDYTLLTDARRNLGLFQHHDAITGTAKEAVVVDYGVRLLRSLVSLKQVITNAAHYLVLGDKGTYQFDPNTPFLSMDDTRLTQDALPEQTVIRIDSSPRFVVLFNPLDQERLSVVSLLINSPRIRVLSEEGQPLAVQLSAHWSSATDIVPDVYQVSVPARLPALGLSILQLHPGLDGRRTLPSSVRIHLHGRQLSVSKHEIFPVRVDEAGSSDFALSNRYMQVWFSGQTGLLKSVKRADEAQEHRLNTEFLIYGTRTSKDKSGAYLFLPDGEAKPYVPKEPPVLRVTEGPFFSEVVAYYQHMQQVVRLYNLPGVEGLSLDISSLVDIRDHVNKELALRIQTDIESEGTFFTDLNGFQIQPRRYLKKLPLQANFYPMPAMAYIQDSQSRLTLHTAQALGVSSLNNGQLEVILDRRLMQDDNRGLGQGLKDNKRTCNRFRLLLERRTTANKVQDGRPTSFPSLLSHLTSMHLNTPVMALPVAREQPGGPTLRSFQPLASSLPCDIHLLNLRTLQAEDDKLPSSETALILHRKGFDCGLEAKNLGFNCTTSQGKVALGSLFQGLNVGFLQPTSLTLLYALGSPSNSMDIHLEPMEISTFRLHLG encoded by the exons ATGAAGTTGAAGAAGCAAGTGACAGTGTGTGGGGCAGCCATCTTCTGCGTGGCAGTCTTCTCCCTCTACCTCATGCTAGATCGAGTTCAGCATGATCCTACCCGGCACCAGAATGGTGGCAACTTTCCTCGG AGCCAGATCTCAGTACTGCAGAACCGAATTGAACAACTGGAACAGCTGCTAGAGGAGAATCATGAGATCATCAGCCACATCAAGGACTCAGTGTTGGAACTGACAGCCAATGCCGATGGCCCTCCGGCTTTGCTCCCTTACCACACCCCCAACGGCTCCTGGGTGGTACCCCCAGAGCCCCGCCCTagcttcttttccatttccccccAAGACTGCCAGTTTGCTCTTGGGGGTCAGGGTCAGAAGACAGAGCTCCAG ATGCTTACAGTATCAGAGGAGCTGCCCTTTGACAATGTGGATGGTGGTGTGTGGAAGCAGGGATTTGATATCCCCTACAGCCCCCATGACTGGGACTCAGAAAATCTTCAGGTGTTTGTGGTACCCCATTCCCATAATGACCCAG GCTGGATCAAGACCTTTGACAAGTATTACACAGAACAGACACAACATATTCTTAATAGCATGGTGCCCAAGCTGCAGGAAGACCCCCGGCGACGCTTCCTCTGGGCTGAGGTCTCCTTCTTTGCCAAGTGGTGGGAGAATATCAATGCTCAGAAGAGGGCGGCAGTACGAAG GTTAGTGGGAaatggacaactggagatagcaaCCGGAGGCTGGGTGATGCCTGATGAAGCCAATTCCCACTACTTCGCATTGATTGACCAGCTCATCGAAGGGCACCAATGGCTAGAGAAAAACCTTG GTGTGACCCCACGCTCTGGCTGGGCCGTGGACCCTTTTGGACACAGCTCAACCATGCCTTACCTGCTCCGCCGCTCAAACCTAACCGGCATGTTAATCCAGAGAGTGCATTATGCTGTGAAGAAGCACTTTGCTGCTACCCACAGCTTGGAGTTCATGTGGAGACAAACTTGGG ACCCAGATGCCAGCACAGACATCTTCTGCCACATGATGCCCTTCTACAGCTATGATGTGCCACATACTTGTGGCCCTGACCCCAAGATCTGCTGCCAGTTTGATTTCAAGCGTTTGCCTGGTGGACGAATCAACTGTCCCTGGAAGGTGCCACCCCGAGCAATCACAGAGACCAATGTGGCTGAGAG GGCAGCCCTGCTTCTGGACCAGTACCGAAAGAAATCCAAGTTGTTTCGAAGCAATGTATTACTAGTGCCCCTTGGTGATGACTTCCGTTATGATAAGCCCCAAGAATGGGATGCTCAGTTCTTCAATTACCAGCGGCTCTTTGACTTCCTCAATAGCCAACCTGACCTCCATGTGCAG GCCCAGTTTGGCACTCTATCTGACTATTTTGATGCTCTATACAAGAAGACAGGGGTGGAGCCTGGTGTCCAGCCTCCAGGTTTTCCTGTGTTGAGTGGAGATTTCTTCTCTTACGCTGACCGGGAGGATCACTACTGGACAGGCTATTATACCTCCAGGCCTTTCTACAAGAGTTTGGACCGGGTCTTAGAAGCCCATCTGCG GGGTGCAGAGATCCTGTTCAGTCTGGCACTTGCTCATACTCGGCACTCTGGCTTGACCAATCAGTACCCACTCTCAGACTACACCCTGCTGACTGATGCCCGTCGCAACCTAGGTCTCTTCCAGCATCACGATGCCATCACTGGTACTGCCAAGGAGGCAGTGGTAGTGGACTATGGGGTCAG GCTCCTGCGTTCTCTTGTGAGCCTGAAACAGGTCATCACCAATGCTGCTCACTACCTTGTATTGGGGGACAAAGGAACCTACCAGTTTGATCCCAATACACCTTTTCTCAGCATG GATGATACACGCTTAACCCAGGATGCCCTGCCTGAGCAAACAGTGATTCGGATTGATTCCTCACCCCG GTTTGTGGTACTGTTCAACCCCCTGGATCAGGAGAGACTCAGTGTTGTCTCTTTGCTTATTAACTCTCCCCGGATCCGGGTCCTCTCTGAGGAGGGCCAGCCCTTGGCCGTGCAGCTCAGTGCCCACTGGAGCTCTGCCACTGACATTGTACCTGATGTCTACCAG GTATCTGTGCCAGCTCGCTTACCTGCCCTGGGTCTCAGCATCCTGCAGTTACATCCAGGCCTAGATGGTCGCCGCACTCTGCCCTCTTCTGTGCGTATTCACCTGCATGGCCGCCAGCTCTCTGTCAGCAAGCATGAGATCTTCCCCGTGCGTGTCGATGAGGCTGGGTCCAGTGACTTCGCCCTCAGTAATCGCTACATGCAAGTCTGGTTCTCAGGCCAAACTGGGCTCCTCAAG AGCGTCAAAAGGGCGGATGAAGCGCAGGAGCATCGATTAAATACCGAGTTCCTCATCTACGGCACACGAACCTCCAAAGACAAGAGCGGCGCCTATCTCTTCCTGCCTGATGGCGAGGCCAAG CCCTATGTCCCCAAGGAGCCCCCTGTTCTTCGGGTCACTGAAGGCCCCTTCTTCTCAGAGGTCGTTGCCTATTACCAGCATATGCAGCAAGTGGTTCGGCTCTACAACCTGCCAG GGGTCGAGGGCCTCTCCTTAGATATCTCCTCCCTTGTGGACATCCGAGATCATGTAAATAAGGAGTTGGCACTTCGTATCCAGACAGACATTGAAAGTGAAGGCACCTTCTTCACAGACCTCAATGGCTTCCAG ATACAGCCCCGTCGGTATTTGAAGAAGCTGCCACTGCAAGCCAATTTCTACCCCATGCCAGCCATGGCCTATATCCAGGATAGCCAGAGCCGCCTCACCCTGCACACTGCACAAGCCCTAGGAGTCTCCAGCCTGAACAATG gCCAACTGGAAGTTATCCTAGACAGACGTTTGATGCAGGATGACAACCGGGGCTTAGGCCAAGGACTAAAAGATAACAAGAGAACCTGCAACCGGTTTCGCCTCCTACTGGAACGACGTACCACTGCTAATAAG GTACAAGATGGTCGCCCAACCAGCTTCCCATCTCTTCTTAGCCACCTGACTTCCATGCACCTAAACACACCAGTGATGGCCCTACCTGTGGCCCGGGAGCAGCCTGGAGGCCCTACCTTACGTTCCTTCCAGCCCTTGGCCTCCTCACTTCCCTGTGACATTCACCTGCTCAACTTGCGAACCCTCCAAGCTGAG GATGACAAACTCCCTTCATCTGAGACTGCACTCATTCTACATCGAAAGGGCTTTGACTGTGGTCTGGAGGCCAAGAACTTGGGTTTCAACTGTAccacaagtcaaggcaag GTTGCCCTGGGGAGCCTTTTCCAAGGGCTGAATGTGGGCTTCCTGCAGCCCACCTCACTGACATTACTATACGCACTGGGCTCACCTTCAAACAGCATGGACATCCACCTGGAGCCCATGGAGATTTCTACCTTTCGCCTCCATCTGGGCTAG
- the MAN2A2 gene encoding alpha-mannosidase 2x isoform X1, protein MRHIKHVAPFTGIFRGIGMKLKKQVTVCGAAIFCVAVFSLYLMLDRVQHDPTRHQNGGNFPRSQISVLQNRIEQLEQLLEENHEIISHIKDSVLELTANADGPPALLPYHTPNGSWVVPPEPRPSFFSISPQDCQFALGGQGQKTELQMLTVSEELPFDNVDGGVWKQGFDIPYSPHDWDSENLQVFVVPHSHNDPGWIKTFDKYYTEQTQHILNSMVPKLQEDPRRRFLWAEVSFFAKWWENINAQKRAAVRRLVGNGQLEIATGGWVMPDEANSHYFALIDQLIEGHQWLEKNLGVTPRSGWAVDPFGHSSTMPYLLRRSNLTGMLIQRVHYAVKKHFAATHSLEFMWRQTWDPDASTDIFCHMMPFYSYDVPHTCGPDPKICCQFDFKRLPGGRINCPWKVPPRAITETNVAERAALLLDQYRKKSKLFRSNVLLVPLGDDFRYDKPQEWDAQFFNYQRLFDFLNSQPDLHVQAQFGTLSDYFDALYKKTGVEPGVQPPGFPVLSGDFFSYADREDHYWTGYYTSRPFYKSLDRVLEAHLRGAEILFSLALAHTRHSGLTNQYPLSDYTLLTDARRNLGLFQHHDAITGTAKEAVVVDYGVRLLRSLVSLKQVITNAAHYLVLGDKGTYQFDPNTPFLSMDDTRLTQDALPEQTVIRIDSSPRFVVLFNPLDQERLSVVSLLINSPRIRVLSEEGQPLAVQLSAHWSSATDIVPDVYQVSVPARLPALGLSILQLHPGLDGRRTLPSSVRIHLHGRQLSVSKHEIFPVRVDEAGSSDFALSNRYMQVWFSGQTGLLKSVKRADEAQEHRLNTEFLIYGTRTSKDKSGAYLFLPDGEAKPYVPKEPPVLRVTEGPFFSEVVAYYQHMQQVVRLYNLPGVEGLSLDISSLVDIRDHVNKELALRIQTDIESEGTFFTDLNGFQIQPRRYLKKLPLQANFYPMPAMAYIQDSQSRLTLHTAQALGVSSLNNGQLEVILDRRLMQDDNRGLGQGLKDNKRTCNRFRLLLERRTTANKVQDGRPTSFPSLLSHLTSMHLNTPVMALPVAREQPGGPTLRSFQPLASSLPCDIHLLNLRTLQAEDDKLPSSETALILHRKGFDCGLEAKNLGFNCTTSQGKVALGSLFQGLNVGFLQPTSLTLLYALGSPSNSMDIHLEPMEISTFRLHLG, encoded by the exons ATGAGGCATATAAAACATGTTGCTCCTTTCACAGGTATATTCAGGGGGATCGGTATGAAGTTGAAGAAGCAAGTGACAGTGTGTGGGGCAGCCATCTTCTGCGTGGCAGTCTTCTCCCTCTACCTCATGCTAGATCGAGTTCAGCATGATCCTACCCGGCACCAGAATGGTGGCAACTTTCCTCGG AGCCAGATCTCAGTACTGCAGAACCGAATTGAACAACTGGAACAGCTGCTAGAGGAGAATCATGAGATCATCAGCCACATCAAGGACTCAGTGTTGGAACTGACAGCCAATGCCGATGGCCCTCCGGCTTTGCTCCCTTACCACACCCCCAACGGCTCCTGGGTGGTACCCCCAGAGCCCCGCCCTagcttcttttccatttccccccAAGACTGCCAGTTTGCTCTTGGGGGTCAGGGTCAGAAGACAGAGCTCCAG ATGCTTACAGTATCAGAGGAGCTGCCCTTTGACAATGTGGATGGTGGTGTGTGGAAGCAGGGATTTGATATCCCCTACAGCCCCCATGACTGGGACTCAGAAAATCTTCAGGTGTTTGTGGTACCCCATTCCCATAATGACCCAG GCTGGATCAAGACCTTTGACAAGTATTACACAGAACAGACACAACATATTCTTAATAGCATGGTGCCCAAGCTGCAGGAAGACCCCCGGCGACGCTTCCTCTGGGCTGAGGTCTCCTTCTTTGCCAAGTGGTGGGAGAATATCAATGCTCAGAAGAGGGCGGCAGTACGAAG GTTAGTGGGAaatggacaactggagatagcaaCCGGAGGCTGGGTGATGCCTGATGAAGCCAATTCCCACTACTTCGCATTGATTGACCAGCTCATCGAAGGGCACCAATGGCTAGAGAAAAACCTTG GTGTGACCCCACGCTCTGGCTGGGCCGTGGACCCTTTTGGACACAGCTCAACCATGCCTTACCTGCTCCGCCGCTCAAACCTAACCGGCATGTTAATCCAGAGAGTGCATTATGCTGTGAAGAAGCACTTTGCTGCTACCCACAGCTTGGAGTTCATGTGGAGACAAACTTGGG ACCCAGATGCCAGCACAGACATCTTCTGCCACATGATGCCCTTCTACAGCTATGATGTGCCACATACTTGTGGCCCTGACCCCAAGATCTGCTGCCAGTTTGATTTCAAGCGTTTGCCTGGTGGACGAATCAACTGTCCCTGGAAGGTGCCACCCCGAGCAATCACAGAGACCAATGTGGCTGAGAG GGCAGCCCTGCTTCTGGACCAGTACCGAAAGAAATCCAAGTTGTTTCGAAGCAATGTATTACTAGTGCCCCTTGGTGATGACTTCCGTTATGATAAGCCCCAAGAATGGGATGCTCAGTTCTTCAATTACCAGCGGCTCTTTGACTTCCTCAATAGCCAACCTGACCTCCATGTGCAG GCCCAGTTTGGCACTCTATCTGACTATTTTGATGCTCTATACAAGAAGACAGGGGTGGAGCCTGGTGTCCAGCCTCCAGGTTTTCCTGTGTTGAGTGGAGATTTCTTCTCTTACGCTGACCGGGAGGATCACTACTGGACAGGCTATTATACCTCCAGGCCTTTCTACAAGAGTTTGGACCGGGTCTTAGAAGCCCATCTGCG GGGTGCAGAGATCCTGTTCAGTCTGGCACTTGCTCATACTCGGCACTCTGGCTTGACCAATCAGTACCCACTCTCAGACTACACCCTGCTGACTGATGCCCGTCGCAACCTAGGTCTCTTCCAGCATCACGATGCCATCACTGGTACTGCCAAGGAGGCAGTGGTAGTGGACTATGGGGTCAG GCTCCTGCGTTCTCTTGTGAGCCTGAAACAGGTCATCACCAATGCTGCTCACTACCTTGTATTGGGGGACAAAGGAACCTACCAGTTTGATCCCAATACACCTTTTCTCAGCATG GATGATACACGCTTAACCCAGGATGCCCTGCCTGAGCAAACAGTGATTCGGATTGATTCCTCACCCCG GTTTGTGGTACTGTTCAACCCCCTGGATCAGGAGAGACTCAGTGTTGTCTCTTTGCTTATTAACTCTCCCCGGATCCGGGTCCTCTCTGAGGAGGGCCAGCCCTTGGCCGTGCAGCTCAGTGCCCACTGGAGCTCTGCCACTGACATTGTACCTGATGTCTACCAG GTATCTGTGCCAGCTCGCTTACCTGCCCTGGGTCTCAGCATCCTGCAGTTACATCCAGGCCTAGATGGTCGCCGCACTCTGCCCTCTTCTGTGCGTATTCACCTGCATGGCCGCCAGCTCTCTGTCAGCAAGCATGAGATCTTCCCCGTGCGTGTCGATGAGGCTGGGTCCAGTGACTTCGCCCTCAGTAATCGCTACATGCAAGTCTGGTTCTCAGGCCAAACTGGGCTCCTCAAG AGCGTCAAAAGGGCGGATGAAGCGCAGGAGCATCGATTAAATACCGAGTTCCTCATCTACGGCACACGAACCTCCAAAGACAAGAGCGGCGCCTATCTCTTCCTGCCTGATGGCGAGGCCAAG CCCTATGTCCCCAAGGAGCCCCCTGTTCTTCGGGTCACTGAAGGCCCCTTCTTCTCAGAGGTCGTTGCCTATTACCAGCATATGCAGCAAGTGGTTCGGCTCTACAACCTGCCAG GGGTCGAGGGCCTCTCCTTAGATATCTCCTCCCTTGTGGACATCCGAGATCATGTAAATAAGGAGTTGGCACTTCGTATCCAGACAGACATTGAAAGTGAAGGCACCTTCTTCACAGACCTCAATGGCTTCCAG ATACAGCCCCGTCGGTATTTGAAGAAGCTGCCACTGCAAGCCAATTTCTACCCCATGCCAGCCATGGCCTATATCCAGGATAGCCAGAGCCGCCTCACCCTGCACACTGCACAAGCCCTAGGAGTCTCCAGCCTGAACAATG gCCAACTGGAAGTTATCCTAGACAGACGTTTGATGCAGGATGACAACCGGGGCTTAGGCCAAGGACTAAAAGATAACAAGAGAACCTGCAACCGGTTTCGCCTCCTACTGGAACGACGTACCACTGCTAATAAG GTACAAGATGGTCGCCCAACCAGCTTCCCATCTCTTCTTAGCCACCTGACTTCCATGCACCTAAACACACCAGTGATGGCCCTACCTGTGGCCCGGGAGCAGCCTGGAGGCCCTACCTTACGTTCCTTCCAGCCCTTGGCCTCCTCACTTCCCTGTGACATTCACCTGCTCAACTTGCGAACCCTCCAAGCTGAG GATGACAAACTCCCTTCATCTGAGACTGCACTCATTCTACATCGAAAGGGCTTTGACTGTGGTCTGGAGGCCAAGAACTTGGGTTTCAACTGTAccacaagtcaaggcaag GTTGCCCTGGGGAGCCTTTTCCAAGGGCTGAATGTGGGCTTCCTGCAGCCCACCTCACTGACATTACTATACGCACTGGGCTCACCTTCAAACAGCATGGACATCCACCTGGAGCCCATGGAGATTTCTACCTTTCGCCTCCATCTGGGCTAG